One segment of Streptomyces sp. YIM 121038 DNA contains the following:
- a CDS encoding ABC transporter family substrate-binding protein: MRPSRTAVTSVLAAAVCASLVNACATRQDEPPSAGPAASQVNRVDRADLRKGGVLDWPLGVIQDNLNVRHLDGGNIDTRRIMESMMPVLMKSDDRGRVAPDPDYLLSAVSRTKAGRQRVTYRVNDDARWSDGTPITYRDFLASWRAQNGRDPDFHAVSHTGYDLIAKVSRGPGGDREVTVDFARPFGEWRSLFTPLYPASVIRTARGFNDGFRGKARVTAGPFKFAQRDETAKTLTVVRDEKWWGNTPMLDKIVFRALDPAAHAGAFANGEVDFFDVGTRAAAYRSAQDTPHARILRAGSSSHHQLTMNGESPVLRDARVRRALARAIDRRRIAEVALQGVDWKAQPLGNHFLLPQQAGYQDNAGRVGAYDPAAARAALASAGWHLDGAVREKDGRKLELDYLAVSGDAEAQNEGRVIQAMLRTAGVRLKLTLVPLNVLFERYIIPGNFDLTTVSWTMRPFPVSVNRSLYVKPKGKDMQLNFSRTGTARIDALLDEAATETDKRKVLDVINRADRLIWQEAADIPLYQDPGIVASKRSLANLGAQGFASVVYQDIGFTK; the protein is encoded by the coding sequence ATGCGCCCTTCTCGCACGGCAGTCACCTCGGTGCTCGCAGCCGCTGTCTGCGCCTCACTCGTCAACGCGTGCGCGACCCGCCAGGACGAGCCCCCGTCGGCGGGCCCTGCCGCGAGCCAGGTCAACCGCGTCGACCGCGCCGACCTGAGGAAGGGAGGCGTACTCGACTGGCCGCTGGGCGTCATCCAGGACAACCTCAACGTCCGCCATCTCGACGGCGGGAACATCGACACACGCCGCATCATGGAGTCGATGATGCCCGTCCTCATGAAGAGCGACGACCGCGGCCGGGTGGCGCCGGACCCCGACTACCTCCTCTCCGCCGTGTCCCGTACGAAGGCGGGACGGCAGCGCGTCACCTACCGCGTCAACGACGACGCGCGATGGAGCGACGGGACCCCGATCACCTACCGGGACTTCCTGGCGAGCTGGCGCGCGCAGAACGGCAGGGACCCGGACTTCCACGCGGTGTCCCACACGGGCTACGACCTGATCGCGAAGGTGTCGAGGGGGCCCGGGGGAGACCGGGAGGTCACCGTCGACTTCGCCAGACCCTTCGGGGAGTGGCGCTCGCTGTTCACGCCCCTGTACCCGGCGTCCGTCATCCGCACGGCCCGCGGCTTCAACGACGGATTCAGGGGCAAGGCGCGCGTCACGGCCGGGCCGTTCAAGTTCGCCCAGCGGGACGAGACCGCGAAGACGCTCACCGTGGTGCGCGACGAGAAGTGGTGGGGGAACACCCCGATGCTCGACAAGATCGTATTCCGCGCGCTCGACCCGGCCGCGCACGCGGGGGCCTTCGCCAACGGAGAGGTCGACTTCTTCGACGTCGGGACGAGGGCCGCCGCGTACCGGTCCGCCCAGGACACGCCGCACGCGCGGATCCTGCGGGCCGGATCGTCGAGCCACCACCAGCTGACGATGAACGGAGAGAGCCCCGTCCTGCGGGACGCCCGTGTGCGGAGGGCGCTGGCGCGGGCCATCGACCGCCGGCGGATCGCAGAGGTCGCGCTCCAGGGGGTCGACTGGAAGGCACAACCGCTCGGCAACCACTTCCTCCTGCCCCAGCAGGCCGGTTACCAGGACAACGCGGGCCGGGTCGGCGCCTACGACCCCGCGGCCGCCCGGGCGGCGCTCGCCTCGGCCGGGTGGCATCTCGACGGCGCCGTCCGCGAGAAGGACGGCCGCAAGCTCGAACTGGACTACCTGGCCGTGAGCGGAGACGCCGAAGCGCAGAACGAGGGACGGGTCATCCAGGCCATGCTCCGCACAGCTGGTGTCCGGCTGAAGCTCACGCTCGTTCCGCTCAACGTGCTCTTCGAGCGCTACATCATCCCCGGCAACTTCGATCTGACGACGGTGAGTTGGACCATGCGGCCCTTCCCGGTGTCGGTCAATCGCAGCCTCTACGTGAAGCCCAAGGGGAAGGACATGCAGTTGAACTTCTCACGGACCGGGACAGCGCGGATCGACGCGCTGCTCGACGAGGCGGCGACCGAGACGGACAAGCGGAAGGTCCTCGACGTCATCAACCGGGCCGATCGCCTGATCTGGCAGGAGGCGGCGGACATCCCTCTCTACCAGGATCCGGGAATCGTCGCGTCGAAGCGTTCGCTGGCCAACCTGGGAGCCCAAGGCTTCGCCTCCGTCGTCTATCAGGACATCGGCTTCACCAAGTGA
- a CDS encoding dipeptide ABC transporter ATP-binding protein, with translation MSVFPDPGGLLTAAQDDALAGRSTSRRVVQVVRELGRHPAALVGSTVLVGLAALACCGPLFQPWDHRDLDPLALRRPPGGSHPFGTDGAGADVFALVLRGTQRSLVVGLLTALLCTAIAVAIGTVAGYAGGWTDRAALGCIQLFLVLPGFLLVTALSSVVEDTTWLLLVVFLAAFGWMITGRAVRTGTRSLKQRDFVRASRYLGVPGRTVIRRHVVPSLASFLVIDATLQFGSAVIAEAGLAYLGFGVHPPEVSLGALIATGTPNALAYPWLFYFPAGCLLLLCLSLFLIGDGLRDALDPRSVATRGPRGTTRRATPFAEAPPASEQTHVQEPPVLEVRDLHVSLPSPGGTVHAVRGVSFTVRPGEALAIVGESGAGKSVTAAAVLGLLPEHAEVRGSVRLHGRELLALDEAGLCRVRGKDLAIVFQDSLSSLTPVYSVGSQIVEALRTHRRLSRSAARRRAIELLGTVDLPDPERRIDAYPHELSGGMRQRVAIAMAIANDPSVLVADEPTTALDVTTQAQILDLIGKARTATGAAVLIITHDLAVVAGLADRIHVMYAGRFVEEGAVDDVYERPRMPYTVGLLGAVPRLEARRRALTPIEGSPPSALHLPQGCPFAPRCPLADDVCREEEPALKVRDGVGHPTACLRGEELGRRHTGEQGQGRARTAVGPASVTSGPGTPWERTPRDERPVVLRMDGVVRHYPGRRSSLGWSRTDLVRAVDGVSLDIREGETLALVGESGSGKTTLLRQVVEPLPQQGHATGTVLVAGQDGRCATPGLRRRLSREVQMVFQDPVASLDPRMTVEDILTEPLLAHGWTREASTRRAVGLLDLVGLGTEHQDRYPAQLSGGQAQRVGIARALALRPKLLLLDEPVAALDVSAQATVLNLLHRLRAELGISCLLVTHDLAVAGYLADRVAVMHRGRVVETGAAHTVLARPSHPYTQVLLSAVPRPEPRRERARTRLPVVGEEPGTADVHAGCRFRRRCPRYADLPPEQRRRCEAEDPMPSAQGEDHTAACHFAAPGEGRC, from the coding sequence ATGAGCGTGTTCCCGGACCCCGGAGGCCTCCTGACGGCTGCTCAGGACGACGCCCTCGCCGGCAGGAGCACAAGCCGCCGAGTCGTACAGGTGGTACGCGAGTTGGGACGTCACCCGGCGGCACTCGTCGGCTCGACGGTGCTCGTCGGGCTCGCCGCACTGGCCTGCTGCGGACCCTTGTTCCAGCCCTGGGACCACCGCGATCTCGACCCGCTGGCCCTGCGCCGACCCCCGGGCGGCAGCCACCCGTTCGGGACCGACGGCGCGGGAGCGGACGTCTTCGCCCTGGTCCTGCGCGGCACCCAGAGATCGCTGGTCGTCGGTCTGCTCACCGCGCTCCTCTGTACGGCGATCGCGGTCGCCATCGGGACCGTCGCGGGCTACGCCGGCGGCTGGACGGACCGCGCCGCGCTCGGCTGCATCCAACTGTTCCTGGTCCTGCCCGGGTTCCTGCTGGTCACGGCCCTGTCGTCGGTCGTCGAGGACACGACGTGGCTGCTCCTCGTGGTGTTCCTGGCGGCGTTCGGCTGGATGATCACTGGGCGGGCGGTCCGCACCGGCACGAGGTCGCTCAAGCAGCGCGACTTCGTGCGGGCGTCCCGCTACCTGGGAGTGCCCGGCCGGACGGTGATCCGCCGGCACGTCGTTCCCTCCCTGGCGTCCTTCCTCGTCATCGACGCCACGCTCCAGTTCGGATCCGCAGTGATCGCCGAAGCGGGACTCGCCTACCTGGGCTTCGGGGTGCACCCGCCGGAGGTGTCGCTCGGGGCCCTCATCGCCACGGGAACGCCGAACGCGCTGGCGTATCCCTGGCTCTTCTACTTCCCCGCAGGCTGTCTGCTGCTGTTGTGCCTGTCGCTGTTCCTCATCGGTGACGGCCTGCGCGACGCACTCGACCCGCGGTCGGTGGCGACCCGGGGCCCGCGCGGCACCACGCGGCGTGCCACGCCCTTCGCCGAAGCCCCGCCCGCGAGCGAGCAGACGCACGTACAAGAGCCACCGGTGCTGGAGGTGCGGGATCTGCACGTCTCCCTGCCGAGCCCCGGCGGGACCGTGCACGCGGTGCGGGGCGTGTCCTTCACGGTGCGCCCGGGCGAGGCCCTGGCCATCGTCGGCGAATCAGGGGCCGGGAAGTCGGTCACGGCAGCAGCCGTCCTCGGCCTGCTCCCCGAGCACGCCGAAGTCCGCGGTTCCGTCAGACTGCACGGACGAGAACTCCTGGCCCTGGACGAGGCAGGCCTGTGCCGCGTCCGCGGCAAGGACCTGGCCATCGTCTTCCAGGACTCGCTCTCCTCGCTGACTCCCGTGTACTCCGTCGGGAGCCAGATCGTGGAGGCCCTGCGCACACACCGGCGGCTGTCCCGGTCAGCGGCGCGACGGCGGGCGATCGAGCTCCTGGGCACCGTGGACCTGCCCGACCCGGAGCGGCGGATCGACGCCTATCCGCACGAACTCTCCGGCGGCATGCGGCAACGTGTCGCCATCGCGATGGCCATCGCCAACGACCCGTCGGTGCTCGTGGCCGACGAACCCACGACCGCCCTGGACGTGACGACGCAGGCCCAGATCCTGGACCTGATCGGCAAGGCCCGTACGGCCACCGGGGCAGCCGTCCTGATCATCACGCACGACCTGGCGGTGGTCGCGGGCCTCGCCGACCGGATCCACGTCATGTACGCGGGCCGCTTCGTCGAGGAAGGCGCCGTGGACGACGTCTACGAACGGCCGCGGATGCCGTACACGGTCGGCCTGCTCGGCGCGGTGCCCCGTCTGGAAGCCCGTCGGCGCGCGCTGACACCGATCGAGGGAAGTCCGCCGAGCGCCCTCCACCTGCCCCAGGGGTGCCCCTTCGCGCCGCGCTGCCCCCTGGCCGACGACGTCTGCCGCGAGGAGGAGCCCGCCCTGAAGGTCCGCGACGGCGTCGGCCACCCCACCGCGTGCCTGCGCGGCGAAGAGCTCGGCCGTCGGCACACGGGCGAACAGGGCCAGGGCCGGGCCCGCACGGCGGTCGGCCCGGCATCCGTCACGTCGGGTCCGGGAACGCCCTGGGAGCGCACGCCCCGCGACGAGCGCCCCGTCGTGCTGCGGATGGACGGGGTGGTGCGTCACTACCCGGGCCGCCGCTCGTCCCTGGGGTGGTCCAGGACGGACCTGGTACGGGCCGTGGACGGCGTCAGCCTGGACATCAGGGAGGGCGAGACGCTCGCCCTCGTCGGCGAATCGGGCAGTGGCAAGACCACGCTGCTGAGACAGGTCGTGGAGCCGCTGCCGCAGCAGGGGCACGCGACCGGCACCGTGCTGGTGGCCGGTCAGGACGGCCGCTGTGCGACCCCCGGCCTGCGACGGCGGCTGAGCCGTGAGGTGCAGATGGTGTTCCAGGACCCCGTCGCGTCCCTGGACCCGCGCATGACCGTCGAAGACATCCTCACCGAGCCGCTGCTCGCGCACGGCTGGACCCGCGAGGCGAGCACCCGCCGGGCCGTCGGCCTGCTCGACCTCGTGGGCCTCGGCACGGAGCACCAGGACCGCTACCCCGCACAGCTCTCCGGCGGCCAGGCCCAACGCGTCGGCATCGCACGGGCGTTGGCCCTGCGGCCGAAGCTGCTGCTGCTCGACGAGCCCGTCGCGGCGCTGGACGTCTCCGCCCAGGCGACCGTGCTCAACCTGCTGCACCGGCTGCGCGCGGAGCTGGGGATCAGCTGCCTGCTGGTCACCCACGACCTCGCCGTGGCCGGATACCTCGCCGACCGCGTCGCGGTCATGCACCGGGGACGCGTCGTCGAGACCGGAGCCGCCCACACGGTCCTCGCCCGGCCCAGCCACCCCTACACCCAGGTCCTGCTGTCCGCGGTGCCCCGGCCCGAGCCGAGACGGGAGCGGGCCCGGACCCGCCTCCCGGTGGTGGGAGAGGAGCCGGGAACGGCGGACGTCCACGCGGGGTGCCGCTTCCGTCGCCGCTGCCCCCGCTACGCCGACCTGCCGCCCGAGCAGCGAAGACGCTGTGAGGCCGAGGACCCGATGCCCTCGGCGCAGGGAGAGGACCACACCGCGGCCTGTCACTTCGCCGCCCCCGGCGAGGGCCGGTGCTGA
- a CDS encoding ABC transporter permease, whose protein sequence is MFRCCARRLTATLLLVLVAVGCTYLLAALSLDPRATYVDRNPPPSPAEVETLLDSYNLNPDTPVVERLARWAQGVAHGDLGRTVSGAPVSPEFLRRAATSARLVLAATVIGSAGGILLGAWSASLRGRRSGRAPTLAAFTVLATPVFVLALALQLWARNINDLVGSTVFEYTGEYAPGTTGTWDRLVSRAQHAVLPATTLIAFQAALFSLYQRQTMLDVVHEDFVRTARAKGLSRRAALRRHALPVAVLPLLPLLTYNAVLTFTGAVFIEKIFGWHGMGEWLVDSVLAQDVNGVAAVGLFTAVLVLVAGLAADVLHLVLDPRSRTP, encoded by the coding sequence GTGTTCCGCTGCTGCGCTCGCCGACTGACCGCCACTCTCCTCCTGGTCCTGGTGGCGGTCGGCTGCACCTACCTCCTCGCCGCACTGAGTCTGGACCCGAGAGCCACCTACGTCGACCGCAACCCGCCGCCGTCCCCGGCGGAGGTCGAAACCCTCCTCGACTCGTACAACCTCAACCCCGACACCCCGGTCGTCGAACGGTTGGCGCGCTGGGCACAAGGGGTCGCCCACGGAGACCTGGGCCGCACGGTGTCCGGCGCACCGGTGAGCCCGGAGTTCCTGCGCCGCGCGGCGACCAGCGCCCGGCTCGTGCTGGCCGCCACCGTCATCGGGTCGGCCGGAGGGATCCTGCTGGGGGCCTGGAGCGCCTCACTGCGGGGGCGCCGCAGCGGCCGCGCCCCGACCCTGGCGGCCTTCACCGTCCTCGCCACTCCGGTCTTCGTCCTCGCCCTGGCCCTCCAGCTCTGGGCACGGAACATCAACGACCTGGTGGGGAGCACCGTCTTCGAGTACACCGGCGAGTACGCGCCCGGGACGACGGGGACCTGGGACAGGCTGGTCAGCAGAGCCCAGCACGCGGTTCTCCCGGCTACCACGCTGATCGCCTTCCAAGCCGCGCTCTTCAGCCTGTACCAGCGCCAGACGATGCTCGACGTGGTGCACGAGGACTTCGTCCGCACCGCCCGGGCCAAGGGCCTCTCCCGGCGCGCGGCGCTGCGCAGGCACGCGCTGCCGGTGGCGGTGCTGCCGCTGCTGCCGCTGCTGACCTACAACGCGGTGCTGACGTTCACCGGAGCGGTCTTCATCGAGAAGATCTTCGGCTGGCACGGCATGGGGGAATGGCTCGTCGACTCCGTGCTCGCCCAGGACGTCAACGGCGTAGCGGCGGTCGGGCTCTTCACCGCGGTCCTCGTTCTCGTCGCGGGCCTGGCCGCCGACGTCCTGCACCTCGTTCTCGATCCGAGGAGCAGGACACCATGA
- a CDS encoding PD40 domain-containing protein translates to MPVHQRVTAVGAALTALCAMAVLSPGASAAPAAAPHTERLSVGPTGAQGNAASSGPAISADGRYVAFVSASRNLVAHDTNGTPDAFVRDLRTGTTERVSVQSDGKASHGVVREVSLSPDGRYVVFTSTADDLVRGDPNDLDDVFLHDRRTGRTERISPTRASYDGLRGPLTYDPAVSGDGRYVAYASGAEDLVTGDANKRDDVFLYDRKKKTTELAQLGNDGKHGEGDAFGPAFAGDLGGRYVAFTSNASGLTDVEDHLSATDVFLRDREKHTTELISVPHGYNRKTPSWGAALSGDARAVAFTSTSSVLRPEGPAPKSRHNVFLYDREAQRMRLVSAAADGTPADGDSDDVSLSRTGRYAVFTSAATNLDPGNDGDSSTDVFLKDMQTGEVTLVSVETDLASEDTAPGPRTGVTEDGGAAVFDSPAGNLVPDDTNSAPDVFLRRLR, encoded by the coding sequence ATGCCCGTTCATCAGCGCGTGACGGCTGTCGGCGCCGCGCTCACCGCCCTCTGCGCCATGGCCGTGCTTTCCCCGGGAGCCTCCGCCGCCCCCGCCGCCGCGCCGCACACCGAGCGGCTGAGCGTCGGCCCGACGGGCGCCCAGGGCAACGCGGCTTCCAGCGGGCCCGCCATCAGTGCCGACGGCCGCTACGTCGCCTTCGTCTCGGCGTCCCGCAACCTGGTCGCGCACGACACCAACGGCACCCCCGACGCCTTCGTCCGCGACCTGCGCACCGGGACGACGGAACGCGTCAGCGTCCAGAGCGACGGCAAGGCGAGCCACGGCGTCGTACGCGAGGTCTCCCTCAGCCCCGACGGACGGTACGTGGTCTTCACCTCCACCGCCGACGACCTCGTCCGCGGTGACCCCAACGACCTCGACGACGTCTTCCTGCACGACCGTCGCACCGGCAGAACCGAACGGATCAGCCCCACCCGCGCCTCCTACGACGGGCTGCGCGGCCCTCTGACCTACGACCCGGCGGTCAGCGGCGACGGCCGGTACGTCGCGTACGCGTCGGGCGCCGAGGACCTCGTCACGGGGGACGCGAACAAGCGGGACGACGTCTTCCTCTACGACCGCAAGAAGAAGACCACGGAGCTCGCGCAGCTCGGCAACGACGGCAAGCACGGCGAGGGCGACGCGTTCGGGCCCGCGTTCGCGGGCGACCTGGGCGGCCGCTACGTCGCCTTCACCTCGAACGCCTCCGGCCTGACCGACGTGGAGGACCACCTCTCGGCAACGGACGTCTTCCTGCGCGACCGCGAGAAGCACACCACGGAACTCATCTCCGTTCCGCACGGCTACAACCGCAAGACCCCGTCCTGGGGGGCCGCCCTCAGCGGGGACGCCCGCGCTGTGGCGTTCACCTCGACCTCCAGCGTGCTCCGCCCCGAGGGACCTGCGCCGAAGAGTCGCCACAACGTCTTCCTCTACGACCGCGAGGCCCAGCGCATGCGCCTGGTCAGCGCCGCCGCGGACGGCACACCGGCCGACGGCGACAGCGACGACGTCTCGCTGAGCCGCACCGGCCGCTACGCGGTGTTCACCTCCGCCGCCACCAACCTCGACCCCGGCAACGACGGCGACAGCAGCACTGACGTCTTCCTGAAGGACATGCAGACCGGCGAGGTGACCCTCGTCAGCGTCGAGACCGACCTTGCCTCCGAGGACACCGCGCCGGGCCCGCGCACCGGAGTCACCGAGGACGGCGGCGCGGCGGTGTTCGACTCCCCGGCCGGGAACCTCGTCCCCGACGACACCAACAGCGCACCCGACGTGTTCCTGCGCCGTCTGCGCTGA
- a CDS encoding lytic polysaccharide monooxygenase auxiliary activity family 9 protein, which yields MFAKKSLAAALVLGLAPLIAVSLPAAPAQAHGWVTSPASRQDQCFNGSVECGPIKWEPDAVEGPKGLKSCSGGNAQFADLDDDRKGWAVHGVANSTTFTWRLTAQHSTTTWQYFVGSQKVAEFDQGGAQPPQFVRHTVNFGSLRGPQKVLAVWNIAETENAFYACIDVNIRG from the coding sequence ATGTTCGCGAAAAAGAGCCTGGCCGCCGCCCTCGTCCTGGGCCTCGCCCCGCTGATCGCCGTGAGCCTCCCGGCCGCTCCGGCCCAGGCGCACGGCTGGGTGACCTCACCCGCCAGCCGACAGGACCAGTGCTTCAACGGGAGCGTGGAGTGCGGTCCCATCAAATGGGAGCCCGACGCGGTCGAAGGGCCCAAAGGCCTCAAGAGCTGCAGCGGCGGCAATGCCCAGTTCGCCGACCTGGACGACGACAGAAAGGGCTGGGCCGTCCATGGCGTCGCCAACTCGACCACGTTCACCTGGCGGTTGACCGCGCAGCACTCCACGACCACGTGGCAGTACTTCGTGGGCTCCCAGAAAGTCGCCGAGTTCGACCAGGGCGGCGCGCAGCCGCCCCAGTTTGTCCGCCATACCGTCAATTTCGGCAGCCTTCGCGGCCCGCAGAAGGTCCTTGCGGTCTGGAACATCGCCGAAACGGAGAATGCGTTCTACGCCTGCATCGACGTGAACATCCGCGGCTAG
- a CDS encoding GNAT family N-acetyltransferase: MVRPRQLIACGDFVLRRWRGQSDFERAFTLIEESVEHLRPWEPWVEAHSAEHTRTFLARAESKWASGDVYNYAIAEGGTPIGMCQSYRGSEPQGRLMGYWLHPAATGRGIATRATAAVATEMFALPDVAYLEITHDAANTSSAAVPRRLGFTEIRREQAPLPTAPSGSGINVVWRLESARCSPMEHRRSASTGYRSAAWWTASSKAPRPTP; encoded by the coding sequence ATGGTGCGACCGAGACAGCTCATCGCGTGCGGAGACTTCGTCCTGCGACGCTGGCGGGGGCAGAGCGACTTCGAGCGGGCGTTCACGTTGATCGAGGAGTCCGTGGAGCATCTGCGGCCCTGGGAACCGTGGGTCGAAGCACACAGCGCGGAGCACACCCGGACCTTCCTCGCGCGGGCCGAGTCGAAGTGGGCGAGCGGAGACGTGTACAACTACGCCATCGCCGAAGGCGGCACGCCCATCGGCATGTGCCAGTCCTACCGGGGCTCCGAGCCGCAGGGCCGGCTCATGGGGTACTGGCTGCACCCGGCCGCCACCGGCCGGGGCATCGCCACGCGGGCGACGGCGGCCGTGGCCACCGAGATGTTCGCCCTGCCGGACGTGGCGTACCTGGAGATCACGCACGACGCCGCCAACACCTCCAGCGCCGCCGTACCGCGACGGCTGGGCTTCACCGAAATCCGCCGCGAGCAGGCGCCGTTGCCCACGGCCCCCTCCGGCAGCGGGATCAACGTGGTCTGGCGCCTGGAGTCGGCACGGTGTTCGCCGATGGAGCACCGCAGGTCAGCTTCGACCGGGTACAGATCAGCGGCGTGGTGGACCGCTTCGTCGAAGGCGCCGAGGCCCACGCCATGA
- a CDS encoding LuxR family transcriptional regulator gives MAARRSTADILDAAVHVREAARSAAAGASGLAPVLTALSEVMEYDHASLTRWDPLHRRHTTLAGSYPDDATAYIENRLHRDPVFPVLRSPERGGLWLRDVPGQLLAASPGFQDVLSPLGIEDGVAQCLFAADGRYVGMLNVSTRRPRRAPDPARAVVTLLTESLAAAVAPRADPPPPKAPAAAPGRPGGLSPRELQVLAELTTGRTNREIAERLYVTPRTVGTHIEHILAKLDLPNRAAAAARAVAWGIEVSD, from the coding sequence ATGGCAGCGCGGCGGAGCACGGCGGACATCCTGGACGCGGCCGTCCACGTCCGCGAGGCCGCCAGGAGCGCCGCGGCCGGCGCGAGCGGTCTCGCCCCGGTCCTGACCGCGCTGTCCGAGGTGATGGAGTACGACCACGCCTCGCTGACCCGGTGGGATCCGCTCCACCGCCGCCACACCACCCTCGCCGGGAGCTACCCGGACGACGCCACGGCCTACATCGAGAACCGCCTCCACCGCGACCCGGTGTTCCCCGTGCTCCGCAGCCCGGAGCGGGGCGGCCTCTGGCTCAGGGACGTCCCCGGGCAGCTCCTGGCGGCGTCCCCCGGCTTCCAGGACGTGCTGTCCCCCCTCGGCATCGAGGACGGCGTGGCCCAGTGCCTGTTCGCCGCCGACGGCCGGTACGTCGGCATGCTGAACGTCAGCACCCGCCGACCGAGGCGCGCGCCCGACCCGGCGCGCGCCGTGGTCACGCTGCTCACGGAGTCCCTCGCCGCGGCCGTCGCCCCGCGGGCGGACCCGCCGCCCCCGAAGGCCCCCGCGGCGGCCCCCGGCCGACCGGGGGGACTCTCGCCCCGCGAGCTCCAGGTCCTCGCCGAGCTGACCACGGGCCGCACCAACCGCGAGATCGCCGAGCGGCTGTACGTCACGCCGCGCACCGTGGGCACCCACATCGAGCACATCCTCGCCAAGCTGGACCTGCCCAACCGTGCGGCGGCCGCGGCGCGCGCGGTGGCCTGGGGCATCGAAGTCTCCGACTGA
- a CDS encoding amidohydrolase: MDTYADLVFLDGRVVTVDAEFSLASALAVTGGVISAVGERDDVAPLIGPDTRVVDLRGATLLPGINDSHLHGCAFGMSTPPLSVELGHPAVSSLTDAADAVREAVGRTPAGQWITGHGWDPGYLDECVADPSRTPSRHDLDAVSPDHPVVLYSFSGHATWVNSKALELIGIDRDTVAPPGGAIVTDAAGEPTGLLHEGAQALIQNALPPLSRQERTEAIRSALAALARLGITSYTEPGLGPGGDGIMRGALGAQTLEVYRQLLADGELTARVGVLLLPTGMASTAEEFARTLTAIGAQGDADPRRLAIHGVKVFADGVVPNKTSWMHEPYVGGGCGSLCVGGASDSERTAEIDAIIRHAHVAGHQLGIHVTGDRACDTVADAFAAAAAEHPRSDARHYIIHGDFLTAHSMKVLAAHDFGVNMNPTIKWTVADMEEDFVGAERAAYAWPYRDAIDAGVRVASGSDAPVTHPDWRQGVATMVLRESKAAGRVSGPEQRIGLAEAIRTYTINAAWQDFADDWKGSLEPGKAADLCVLDGDLLTADPHDIPAMPVVLTVVDGQVVHDTLRV; this comes from the coding sequence GTGGACACGTATGCGGACCTGGTGTTTCTCGACGGCCGAGTGGTCACGGTCGACGCGGAGTTCTCCCTCGCCTCGGCCCTGGCCGTGACCGGCGGGGTCATCAGCGCCGTCGGCGAGCGGGACGACGTCGCCCCGCTCATCGGGCCCGACACCCGGGTCGTCGACCTGCGCGGGGCGACGCTGCTTCCCGGAATCAATGATTCCCATCTGCACGGATGCGCGTTCGGCATGTCGACCCCGCCGCTCTCCGTCGAACTCGGCCACCCCGCCGTGTCCTCCCTCACGGACGCCGCCGACGCGGTGCGCGAAGCCGTCGGGCGCACCCCCGCCGGGCAGTGGATCACCGGGCACGGCTGGGACCCGGGCTACCTCGACGAGTGCGTCGCCGACCCGTCGCGGACGCCCTCGCGGCACGACCTGGACGCCGTGAGCCCCGACCACCCCGTCGTCCTGTACTCCTTCTCCGGCCACGCCACCTGGGTCAACTCCAAGGCCCTGGAACTCATCGGCATCGACCGGGACACCGTCGCCCCGCCCGGCGGAGCCATCGTCACCGACGCCGCGGGGGAGCCGACCGGACTGCTCCACGAGGGCGCCCAGGCCCTGATCCAGAACGCGCTGCCGCCGCTCAGCCGCCAGGAGCGGACCGAGGCGATCCGGTCCGCCCTCGCCGCCCTCGCCCGGCTCGGCATCACCAGCTACACCGAGCCCGGACTCGGCCCCGGTGGCGACGGCATCATGCGCGGCGCCCTCGGCGCCCAGACCCTGGAGGTCTACCGGCAGCTCCTGGCCGACGGCGAACTGACCGCCCGCGTCGGCGTCCTGCTCCTGCCCACCGGAATGGCGAGCACCGCCGAGGAGTTCGCCCGCACCCTCACCGCCATCGGCGCACAGGGCGACGCCGACCCGCGCCGCCTCGCGATCCACGGCGTCAAGGTCTTCGCCGACGGCGTCGTCCCCAACAAGACGTCCTGGATGCACGAGCCGTACGTCGGCGGCGGCTGCGGCTCCCTGTGCGTCGGCGGCGCCAGCGACAGCGAGCGGACCGCGGAGATCGACGCGATCATCCGCCACGCCCACGTCGCCGGGCACCAGCTGGGCATCCACGTCACCGGCGACCGGGCCTGCGACACCGTCGCGGACGCCTTCGCCGCGGCCGCGGCCGAACACCCGCGGTCCGACGCCCGCCACTACATCATCCACGGCGACTTCCTGACCGCGCACAGCATGAAGGTGCTGGCCGCGCACGACTTCGGGGTCAACATGAACCCCACCATCAAGTGGACCGTCGCCGACATGGAGGAGGACTTCGTCGGCGCCGAGCGCGCCGCGTACGCGTGGCCCTACCGCGATGCCATCGACGCGGGCGTGCGCGTCGCGAGCGGGTCCGACGCCCCCGTCACGCACCCGGACTGGCGCCAGGGCGTCGCCACCATGGTGCTGCGCGAGTCGAAGGCCGCAGGCCGGGTCAGCGGTCCCGAGCAGCGCATCGGCCTGGCCGAGGCCATCCGTACGTACACGATCAACGCGGCCTGGCAGGACTTCGCCGACGACTGGAAGGGCTCCCTGGAGCCGGGCAAGGCCGCCGACCTGTGCGTGCTCGACGGGGACCTGCTCACCGCCGACCCCCACGACATCCCCGCGATGCCGGTCGTCCTCACCGTCGTGGACGGACAGGTCGTGCACGACACCCTGCGCGTTTGA